In Gossypium hirsutum isolate 1008001.06 chromosome D06, Gossypium_hirsutum_v2.1, whole genome shotgun sequence, one genomic interval encodes:
- the LOC121218402 gene encoding uncharacterized protein, with the protein MESTTLNERMARWKILLSEFDIVYVSQKAIKGSTIADFLATRALEDYEPLDFDFLNEDLMYVENAEEDPQENHSWRLNFDGASNALGNGIGAVLAFPNGDYHPFTTCIMGIRATIERKIKTLEVYVDSALVIYQLKREWETRDPKLIHYQRLVLELIEEFDNITFCYLP; encoded by the exons atggagtcaacgacGTTGAATGAGAGAATGGCTAGATGGAAAATCTTGCTCTCCgagtttgatatagtatatgtaagtcagaaggccatCAAAGGGAGTAcgatagcagatttcttggctaccagagctttagaagattatgaaCCTCTAGATTTTGATTTTCTGAATgaagacttgatgtatgtggaaaATGCTGAAGAGGATCCCCAAGAAAATCATTCCTGGAGGTTAAACTTTGATGGAGCTTCGAATGCATTAGGcaatgggattggggcagtcctggCATTTCCAAATGGAGATTATCACCctttcacta cttgcatcatgggcATCCGAGCAACCATAGAGCGGAAAATTAAGACACTAGAAGTATATGTAGACTCagcattggtaatataccaacTAAAAAGGGAATGGGAAACgagagaccccaagttgatcCATTATCAGAGATTGGTTCTGGAATTGATTGAAGAGTTTGACAACATTACCTTTTGTTATCTCCCAtga